One Streptosporangium sp. NBC_01495 DNA window includes the following coding sequences:
- a CDS encoding serine hydrolase gives MTVSHQIDKIVREFARDSGRSLSIKSLSGPEIEITVRGDESRPGASTLKVAISMEIARQLDNGLLSSSLLIKRKDLGTSIYPTLLEVLREDHTFTIKELCGIMLATSDNLISQYLLDLAGIQSVNSFLKDISCRQSMIRVGYRDFELSPIGRANTTSTMDQIRLLTHLDQENTYSWIRNAMVNGLRKSRIALRFPEDISIANKTGSLNGVANDVALISDREIKIAIAVLTDRQTDAGRTGIEIADTVYAVWQTIGGRVHELREEGTPSPDPHD, from the coding sequence ATGACCGTCTCACATCAGATTGACAAGATCGTACGAGAGTTCGCAAGAGACAGCGGGCGCAGCCTGTCGATAAAGTCACTATCCGGACCAGAAATAGAAATAACAGTTAGAGGTGACGAGTCGCGCCCGGGGGCCAGCACCCTGAAAGTGGCGATCTCGATGGAGATAGCCCGCCAACTCGACAACGGCCTTCTGAGCAGTTCGCTTCTCATTAAAAGGAAAGATCTTGGCACCAGCATCTATCCCACCCTCCTTGAAGTACTCAGAGAAGATCACACATTTACAATAAAAGAACTTTGTGGAATCATGCTGGCGACCAGCGACAATCTGATCTCTCAATATCTTCTCGATCTCGCTGGAATACAATCCGTCAACTCGTTTCTCAAAGACATTTCCTGCCGTCAATCGATGATACGCGTCGGATATCGAGACTTTGAATTGAGTCCCATTGGGCGAGCAAACACCACCTCGACCATGGATCAAATACGCCTATTGACCCACTTGGATCAAGAAAACACGTATTCCTGGATCCGCAACGCGATGGTAAACGGGCTTCGAAAGTCTCGAATAGCACTGAGATTCCCTGAAGATATTTCCATAGCAAACAAGACGGGATCACTGAACGGCGTGGCGAATGATGTCGCCCTAATATCTGACAGGGAAATAAAAATAGCCATTGCAGTGCTAACGGACAGGCAGACAGACGCAGGCCGGACCGGCATCGAAATCGCCGATACGGTGTACGCCGTATGGCAGACCATCGGAGGAAGAGTCCACGAACTCAGAGAAGAAGGAACGCCTTCGCCCGATCCGCACGACTAG
- a CDS encoding response regulator transcription factor yields the protein MTGTAETGAANGSASPIRVLLADDHVLLRDSFRALVDATEGMVTVGEAATGAEAVRMAGRERPDVVLMDVRMPEMDGIEATRLICGSPETAGVRVLILTTFDLDEYVYAALRAGASGFLVKDTTAAHLLEAIRVVVSGEALLAPGVTRRLITEFARLAAPARPLARELDGVTVREREVLTLIARGLSNTEIAELLHLSVGTVKTHVGRLLDKLHARDRAQLVIIAYETGLVSAGSATPRGA from the coding sequence GTGACAGGAACCGCCGAGACGGGCGCCGCGAACGGCTCCGCGTCACCGATCCGGGTGCTGCTCGCCGACGATCACGTGCTGCTGCGTGACAGCTTCCGCGCCCTCGTCGACGCCACCGAGGGAATGGTCACGGTCGGCGAGGCGGCCACCGGTGCCGAGGCCGTGCGGATGGCCGGGCGGGAGCGTCCGGACGTGGTGCTGATGGACGTGCGGATGCCCGAGATGGACGGCATCGAGGCCACCCGGCTGATCTGCGGCTCGCCCGAGACCGCCGGTGTGCGCGTGCTGATCCTGACGACGTTCGACCTGGACGAGTACGTCTACGCGGCCCTGCGGGCAGGGGCGAGCGGCTTCCTGGTCAAGGACACCACCGCGGCGCACCTCCTGGAGGCGATCCGCGTGGTCGTCTCCGGTGAGGCCCTGCTGGCGCCCGGCGTGACGCGGCGGCTCATCACCGAGTTCGCGCGGCTGGCCGCTCCCGCCCGGCCTCTGGCCCGCGAGCTCGACGGGGTCACCGTCCGCGAGCGCGAGGTTCTCACCCTGATCGCCCGGGGGCTGTCCAACACCGAGATCGCCGAGCTCCTGCACCTCAGCGTCGGCACGGTGAAGACGCACGTGGGACGCCTGCTCGACAAACTCCACGCGCGCGACCGCGCCCAGCTCGTGATCATCGCCTACGAGACGGGCCTGGTCTCCGCCGGAAGCGCGACACCCCGGGGAGCGTGA